A single region of the Paraburkholderia sp. SOS3 genome encodes:
- a CDS encoding response regulator transcription factor, with product MRILLISTNHPEATWLHKAFRESAHSVQRVDNSRDGAFVAAHDPFDAVVALAMEPGAQADLLDALPALSAVDDTPVIVALVRGLDAAQRVRMLRAGADACLTPPYSFVEIQERIAALQRMATALPAKSAQAIQAAQGAQATQAPQAWQPAQPTQAMALQTAVHLDAATRELVAGVGRVALTRREYQLLECLLRRFDAPVPRDQLIRYAWSEKEEVDPACVNLVVSRLRRKLAGRCPQVRIDTVSRFGYQLSAQA from the coding sequence ATGCGCATACTTCTGATCTCCACGAATCATCCGGAAGCCACGTGGCTGCATAAGGCTTTTCGCGAAAGCGCGCATAGCGTGCAGCGCGTCGACAATAGTCGCGATGGCGCCTTCGTTGCCGCGCACGACCCCTTCGACGCCGTGGTTGCGCTCGCGATGGAGCCCGGGGCGCAAGCCGATCTGCTGGACGCGCTGCCGGCGTTGTCGGCTGTCGACGATACGCCGGTCATCGTCGCGCTCGTGCGCGGGCTCGACGCGGCGCAGCGCGTACGCATGCTGCGCGCGGGGGCGGATGCGTGTCTGACGCCGCCCTATTCGTTTGTCGAGATCCAGGAGCGGATTGCGGCCTTGCAGCGGATGGCGACGGCATTGCCGGCAAAGTCGGCGCAAGCGATACAGGCGGCACAAGGGGCACAAGCGACGCAAGCGCCACAAGCGTGGCAGCCGGCTCAACCCACGCAGGCAATGGCGCTACAGACCGCCGTGCATCTCGATGCGGCCACGCGCGAACTCGTGGCCGGCGTGGGCCGGGTCGCGCTGACGAGGCGCGAGTACCAGCTGCTCGAATGCCTGCTGCGCCGGTTCGACGCGCCGGTGCCGCGCGATCAGCTGATCCGTTACGCGTGGTCGGAGAAGGAAGAGGTCGATCCGGCATGCGTGAACCTCGTCGTGTCGCGCTTGCGCCGCAAGCTGGCCGGTCGCTGCCCGCAGGTGCGGATCGACACGGTGAGCCGCTTCGGCTATCAGTTGTCGGCGCAAGCGTGA
- a CDS encoding response regulator transcription factor, which produces MARILTIEDDEWVVGDIVRALSASGLAVDVARTGREGLVKAMSDAYDVITVDRVLPDLDGLKIVSTMRGAGIETPVLVMSALDGVEQRIEGLRAGSDDYLIKPFSADEMSARVEVLLRRRPRHAPEPIVLRVGPLELDRMRRRVTARERNVTLQPTEFRLLEFMMRHAGQVMTRTMIFEGVWGGRYDPGTNLIDVHIGRLRRKLEAGGEPPLIRTVRGSGYLLG; this is translated from the coding sequence ATGGCCAGAATCCTCACCATCGAAGACGACGAATGGGTCGTCGGCGACATCGTGCGTGCGCTGAGTGCAAGCGGACTTGCCGTCGACGTCGCGCGCACGGGCCGCGAAGGCCTCGTCAAGGCGATGTCCGACGCTTACGACGTGATCACCGTGGACCGCGTGCTGCCCGATCTCGACGGCCTCAAGATTGTCTCGACGATGCGCGGCGCCGGCATCGAGACACCGGTGCTCGTGATGAGCGCGCTCGACGGCGTCGAGCAACGCATCGAAGGCCTGCGCGCCGGCAGCGACGACTATCTGATCAAGCCGTTTTCGGCCGATGAAATGTCGGCACGTGTCGAAGTGCTATTGCGGCGCCGCCCGCGCCACGCGCCCGAACCGATCGTGCTGCGGGTCGGGCCGCTCGAACTGGACCGCATGCGCAGACGCGTCACGGCACGCGAGCGCAACGTGACCTTGCAGCCGACCGAGTTCCGTCTGCTCGAATTCATGATGCGCCACGCGGGCCAGGTGATGACGCGCACGATGATTTTCGAAGGCGTCTGGGGCGGCCGCTACGACCCGGGCACGAACCTCATCGATGTGCATATCGGCCGCTTGCGCCGCAAGCTCGAAGCGGGCGGCGAGCCGCCGCTGATCCGCACGGTGCGCGGTTCCGGCTACCTGCTCGGCTAA
- a CDS encoding sensor histidine kinase has protein sequence MSVYGLIFAVSVILLLGFMSWVVTGEMERQNDLVMDWQLTYFAAIPRAQLAETIGHRLEHERMHAAYYGLFRADGQHLAGDIMQVPPGIRTDRKGVTLDHTLPVASAQPAPVVRAMADRRHDGNILVVARDLTHIIRIRDTILNALLFSSGLCLAAGVVGGFALGMRQMRRVREIRRVTQLIAQGDLNQRLPVGGRDELDMLSHLVNHMLDEVERLMTEVKGACDGIAHDLRTPLAHVRSLLARIDESARDMSEDGRTLAWMPMLERAREETDQLLDRFRAMLRISEIGSLKRRGGFAEIQLEALVRDVCDLYEPLAESRSISLAVEATAVQVVHGDRALLFEALSNLLDNALKFTPAGGAVRVTLTQTRDGPQVDVIDNGPGIPVEERHAVMQRFYRGEHTRHIAGSGLGLGIVSAVMRVHDFSARIGSAEPGTQVSIECWPHTLA, from the coding sequence CTGTCCGTCTATGGGCTGATTTTCGCGGTATCGGTCATACTTTTGCTCGGCTTCATGAGCTGGGTCGTGACCGGCGAAATGGAGCGCCAGAACGATCTCGTGATGGACTGGCAGCTCACGTATTTCGCTGCGATACCGCGCGCCCAGCTGGCCGAGACGATCGGGCACCGGCTCGAGCACGAGCGCATGCATGCTGCGTACTACGGCCTGTTTCGCGCGGACGGCCAGCATCTGGCCGGCGACATCATGCAAGTCCCGCCTGGCATACGCACCGATCGCAAGGGGGTCACGCTCGATCACACGCTGCCCGTAGCCAGTGCTCAACCGGCGCCCGTCGTGCGCGCGATGGCCGACCGGCGCCATGACGGCAATATCCTCGTGGTCGCGCGCGACCTCACGCATATCATCCGCATTCGCGACACGATACTGAACGCGCTGCTGTTCAGCAGCGGCCTTTGTCTCGCAGCAGGCGTCGTCGGCGGCTTCGCGCTCGGCATGCGGCAGATGCGGCGCGTGCGCGAGATCCGGCGCGTGACGCAACTGATCGCGCAAGGCGATCTGAACCAGCGCCTGCCTGTCGGTGGCCGCGACGAGCTCGACATGCTGTCGCATCTCGTCAACCACATGCTCGACGAAGTCGAGCGTTTGATGACGGAAGTGAAGGGGGCCTGCGATGGCATCGCACACGACCTGCGCACGCCGCTCGCGCATGTCAGATCCCTGCTGGCCCGTATCGACGAAAGTGCGCGCGACATGAGCGAAGATGGGCGCACGCTGGCATGGATGCCGATGCTCGAGCGCGCGCGAGAGGAAACCGACCAGTTGCTCGACCGCTTTCGCGCGATGCTGCGCATTTCGGAAATCGGCTCGCTCAAACGGCGTGGCGGCTTCGCGGAAATCCAACTCGAAGCGCTCGTGCGCGACGTGTGCGACCTTTACGAGCCGCTTGCGGAAAGCCGGTCGATTTCGCTTGCCGTCGAAGCGACCGCGGTTCAGGTCGTGCATGGCGACCGCGCGCTGCTGTTCGAAGCGTTGAGCAACCTGCTCGACAACGCGCTGAAATTCACGCCGGCCGGCGGGGCTGTGCGTGTGACGCTCACGCAAACGCGCGACGGCCCGCAAGTGGATGTGATCGATAACGGGCCTGGCATTCCGGTCGAAGAACGCCATGCGGTGATGCAACGCTTTTATCGCGGCGAGCATACGCGGCATATTGCGGGCTCGGGCCTGGGACTGGGCATCGTGTCGGCCGTGATGAGGGTTCACGATTTTTCCGCACGCATCGGCAGTGCCGAGCCCGGCACGCAAGTGAGCATCGAATGCTGGCCGCACACGCTTGCGTGA
- a CDS encoding DUF4148 domain-containing protein, which translates to MMKLVLVSFALTGATLCSPVFAQTSAPAGMNAATQAAPAPVTAPSAGSQAGQWTPPYGQPVTGLTRAQVYQDLVHAEQDGQLQYLNKTLYSHG; encoded by the coding sequence ATGATGAAACTCGTACTGGTTAGCTTCGCACTCACCGGCGCCACGCTGTGCAGCCCGGTTTTCGCACAAACCTCCGCACCGGCGGGCATGAACGCCGCTACCCAAGCCGCTCCCGCGCCTGTCACTGCGCCGTCCGCGGGCTCGCAAGCCGGCCAATGGACGCCGCCGTATGGTCAGCCCGTAACGGGCCTCACGCGCGCGCAGGTCTATCAGGACCTCGTTCATGCCGAACAGGACGGGCAGCTTCAGTACCTGAACAAGACGCTGTACTCGCACGGTTGA